In Microbacterium galbinum, a single window of DNA contains:
- a CDS encoding GNAT family N-acetyltransferase has translation MFEETVTDRLILTPIASADARTVDAIFALQSDPATWAHLPEAVETDISQSRARAADHGKSWAEFGLGWWVLRLRAPLGDLDTETVIGIGGAAIRPHQAAAWNLGYRLTPGAWGHGLATEVGRAGLAAATAARPDLPVTARVLAHNRASWRTLERVGLAQVWEGDAPADYALTSGMRRRVYADRALSPELCDRLIALG, from the coding sequence GTGTTCGAAGAGACCGTGACCGACCGGCTGATCCTCACTCCCATCGCCTCGGCGGATGCTCGGACCGTTGACGCGATCTTCGCGCTGCAGTCCGACCCCGCGACGTGGGCGCATCTGCCGGAGGCCGTCGAGACCGACATCTCCCAGAGCCGGGCTCGCGCGGCCGATCACGGAAAGTCGTGGGCGGAGTTCGGCCTCGGCTGGTGGGTGCTGCGACTGCGCGCGCCCCTCGGAGACCTCGACACCGAAACGGTCATCGGGATCGGCGGGGCTGCGATCCGACCGCATCAGGCCGCCGCATGGAACCTCGGTTACCGGCTCACTCCGGGCGCCTGGGGACACGGGCTCGCGACCGAGGTCGGCCGTGCGGGCCTGGCCGCGGCGACCGCCGCCCGCCCCGATCTGCCCGTCACCGCCCGCGTGCTCGCCCACAACCGCGCGTCGTGGCGCACGCTCGAGCGGGTGGGTCTCGCGCAGGTCTGGGAGGGAGACGCGCCCGCCGACTACGCCCTCACGTCGGGCATGCGGCGACGTGTCTATGCCGATCGAGCTCTGTCCCCGGAACTCTGCGACCGTCTCATCGCCCTGGGCTGA
- a CDS encoding carboxymuconolactone decarboxylase family protein translates to MTGWTGGQRSVGDIAPALAHYTDAVLFDEVWARPELSPRDRSLVTVSALVTLGAVDQLEFHLGFARDNGVTEEELVEAITHLAFYVGWPRAMGAIAAARRAFAAS, encoded by the coding sequence ATGACCGGCTGGACGGGCGGGCAGCGTTCCGTCGGCGACATCGCCCCGGCCCTCGCCCACTACACGGATGCCGTGCTGTTCGACGAGGTCTGGGCCAGGCCCGAACTCTCGCCGCGCGACCGCAGTCTCGTCACGGTGTCGGCGCTCGTCACGCTCGGGGCCGTCGATCAGCTCGAGTTCCACCTGGGCTTCGCCCGCGACAACGGCGTGACCGAGGAGGAGCTGGTCGAGGCGATCACGCACTTGGCGTTCTACGTGGGCTGGCCCCGGGCGATGGGCGCGATCGCGGCGGCGCGGAGGGCGTTCGCGGCGTCCTGA
- a CDS encoding (R)-mandelonitrile lyase, with product MNIEASVPTTKNPPEQFAGDVWLDVIAAPHEAGQRATVALVRFAPGARTAWHSHARGQYLRVTSGVARFGDRDGNIIEVHPGQTLYTPPGQDHWHAAAPGCFMEHIAILEAGDDPAATTTWKEHVTDAEFDGAVGA from the coding sequence ATGAACATCGAAGCATCCGTTCCCACCACGAAGAACCCGCCGGAGCAGTTCGCCGGCGACGTCTGGCTCGACGTGATCGCCGCCCCGCACGAGGCGGGCCAGCGCGCGACCGTCGCCCTCGTGCGCTTCGCGCCCGGCGCCCGCACCGCCTGGCACTCGCACGCGCGCGGCCAGTACCTGCGCGTGACCTCGGGCGTGGCCCGGTTCGGCGACCGCGACGGCAACATCATCGAGGTGCATCCGGGGCAGACGCTCTACACGCCGCCCGGCCAGGATCACTGGCACGCGGCGGCACCCGGCTGCTTCATGGAGCACATCGCGATCCTCGAAGCGGGCGACGACCCGGCGGCGACCACGACGTGGAAAGAGCACGTGACGGATGCCGAGTTCGACGGGGCGGTCGGCGCATGA
- a CDS encoding zinc-dependent alcohol dehydrogenase family protein encodes MRGVVMHAPGDVRTEDLEMPVIVEPTDAIIRVTATCICGSDLWPYRGLEPLAPHGQRMGHEYIGVVETVGDSVTSVAPGDYVVGSFVASDNTCEICQAGYQSRCVHQVMMGSVGTQAQYARIPLADGTLVKTPGEPSADLVPSLLAASDVLGTGWYAAIAAEAGPGKTVAVVGDGAVGLLGILAAKQLGAERIIAMSRHADRQALARRFGATDIVEERGDAGVAAIKELTGGLGAHSTIEAVGTQESMEQAIRATRAGGHVGYVGVSHDVSLDGFELFFSSVHLHGGPAPVRAYLPELIQLIWDREIDPGVVFDLTLPLDEASEGYKAMDERRATKVLLTTD; translated from the coding sequence ATGCGTGGAGTCGTCATGCACGCCCCCGGCGATGTCCGGACCGAAGACCTCGAGATGCCCGTCATCGTCGAGCCGACCGACGCGATCATCCGCGTCACCGCGACCTGCATCTGCGGGTCGGACCTCTGGCCGTACCGCGGCCTCGAGCCCCTCGCCCCGCACGGACAGCGGATGGGCCACGAGTACATCGGTGTCGTCGAGACCGTCGGCGATTCCGTGACCTCCGTCGCCCCCGGAGACTACGTCGTCGGCTCATTCGTCGCCTCCGACAACACCTGCGAGATCTGCCAGGCGGGCTACCAGTCGCGCTGCGTGCACCAGGTGATGATGGGATCCGTCGGCACCCAGGCGCAGTACGCGCGCATCCCCCTCGCCGACGGCACCCTCGTGAAGACGCCGGGCGAGCCCTCCGCCGACCTCGTGCCGTCGCTGCTCGCGGCATCCGATGTGCTCGGCACCGGCTGGTACGCGGCCATCGCCGCCGAAGCCGGCCCCGGCAAGACCGTCGCGGTCGTCGGTGACGGCGCCGTCGGACTCCTCGGCATCCTCGCCGCGAAGCAGCTCGGTGCGGAGCGCATCATCGCGATGTCGCGGCACGCCGACCGGCAGGCGCTCGCGCGCAGATTCGGTGCGACCGACATCGTCGAGGAGCGGGGGGATGCCGGCGTCGCCGCGATCAAGGAGCTGACCGGCGGACTCGGTGCGCACAGCACGATCGAGGCCGTCGGCACGCAGGAGTCGATGGAGCAGGCGATCCGCGCGACCCGGGCCGGCGGGCACGTCGGATACGTCGGCGTCTCGCACGACGTTTCGCTCGACGGCTTCGAGCTGTTCTTCTCGAGCGTGCACCTGCACGGCGGGCCCGCTCCCGTGCGCGCCTACCTGCCCGAGCTGATCCAGCTCATCTGGGATCGCGAAATCGACCCCGGCGTCGTCTTCGACCTCACGCTGCCCCTCGACGAGGCATCCGAGGGGTACAAGGCGATGGATGAGCGCCGTGCGACCAAGGTGCTGCTGACGACGGACTGA
- a CDS encoding helix-turn-helix domain-containing protein has protein sequence MDNRSEVREFLMTRRARLTPEAVGLTAGTNRRVAGLRRSEVAAIAGVSVEYYAKLERGALAGASASVLDALSRALLLDEAERAHLLDLARAADGVPASGRARRRATKQSAPRPSLTWALAAMTDAVAFVRDANQNLLATNELGRAFYSPVIGDGGRTPNLARFQFLDPASRDFYPDWDLFASMCVGIMRAEAGRDPHDKGMQDLVGELSTRSEVFRALWAAHDVRIHGTGTKRFRHPVVGELTLAYEELAITAEPGNVLMIYTAEPGSPSAERLHLLASWAAEHPPVEVATESA, from the coding sequence ATGGACAACCGATCCGAGGTGCGCGAGTTCCTGATGACCCGCCGCGCACGGCTCACCCCCGAGGCGGTGGGACTCACCGCCGGCACCAACCGTCGTGTCGCCGGGCTGCGGCGCAGTGAGGTCGCAGCGATCGCCGGGGTGAGCGTGGAGTACTACGCGAAACTCGAACGGGGCGCGCTCGCCGGGGCGTCGGCATCCGTTCTCGATGCGCTGTCGCGGGCGCTGCTGCTCGACGAGGCCGAGCGGGCGCATCTGCTCGACCTGGCGCGCGCCGCCGACGGCGTGCCCGCCAGTGGGCGTGCGCGCCGCCGGGCGACGAAGCAGAGCGCCCCGCGCCCGAGTCTGACATGGGCGCTCGCCGCGATGACGGATGCCGTGGCCTTCGTGCGCGACGCGAACCAGAACCTGCTCGCGACCAACGAGCTGGGCCGCGCGTTCTACTCGCCCGTGATCGGCGATGGCGGGCGCACCCCGAATCTCGCGCGCTTCCAGTTCCTCGACCCCGCGTCGCGGGACTTCTACCCGGACTGGGATCTCTTCGCGAGCATGTGCGTCGGGATCATGCGCGCCGAGGCGGGCCGCGACCCACACGACAAGGGCATGCAGGATCTGGTGGGCGAGCTGTCGACCCGTAGCGAGGTCTTCCGCGCGTTGTGGGCGGCGCACGATGTGCGGATCCACGGCACCGGCACGAAGCGGTTCCGGCACCCGGTCGTCGGTGAGCTGACGCTCGCCTACGAGGAACTCGCGATCACCGCCGAGCCCGGCAACGTGCTCATGATCTACACCGCCGAACCCGGATCGCCGTCGGCCGAGCGGCTGCATCTGCTCGCCTCGTGGGCGGCGGAGCATCCTCCCGTCGAAGTCGCCACCGAATCCGCGTAA
- a CDS encoding carboxymuconolactone decarboxylase family protein, which produces MSHVNIGKTYPAPYQAMLAFAGTAAEAGADAGLSPLLVELVKVRASQLNGCAFCLRMHAADAVKHGETADRLAVLAGWWESQYFSLEEQAALVIAERVTLIGDHGRLPDRGITPEDVLTEKQIAAVTWLVVVINSWNRIAITSHYPVAP; this is translated from the coding sequence GTGTCGCACGTCAACATCGGCAAGACCTACCCTGCTCCCTACCAGGCGATGCTCGCGTTCGCGGGCACGGCCGCCGAGGCCGGGGCGGATGCCGGGCTCTCCCCGCTGCTCGTCGAACTGGTGAAAGTGCGGGCCTCGCAGCTCAACGGCTGCGCGTTCTGCCTGCGCATGCACGCCGCGGATGCCGTGAAGCACGGCGAGACCGCCGACCGACTGGCCGTGCTCGCCGGCTGGTGGGAGTCGCAGTACTTCAGCCTCGAGGAGCAGGCCGCCCTCGTCATCGCCGAGCGGGTGACGCTGATCGGCGACCACGGGCGTCTGCCCGATCGCGGCATCACGCCCGAAGACGTGCTGACCGAGAAGCAGATCGCCGCGGTCACCTGGCTCGTCGTCGTGATCAACAGCTGGAACCGGATCGCGATCACGAGCCACTACCCCGTCGCGCCCTGA
- a CDS encoding DeoR/GlpR family DNA-binding transcription regulator, whose amino-acid sequence MKERKMLGAQRKTHLLEILARDGRVVAKDVAAELALSEDSIRRDLRELADEGKVIRVYGGALPVPAADRPVDERSGLATASKERVARRAADGIRPGSTIVLDAGTTTLALARLLPSGADLTVITPSPAIALAVAAHSDARVVMIGGELSRHSMVAGGALAMEAIRHLAADTFYLGATGIHPEHGLTTGSLDDAVTKRAIAERCAETIVLASEEKIGAVSRFPVLDLAAVTAVITDPLDENPLIAGLASAIARS is encoded by the coding sequence ATGAAGGAACGCAAAATGCTCGGTGCGCAGCGCAAAACCCACCTGCTCGAGATCCTCGCCCGTGACGGCCGGGTCGTCGCGAAGGACGTCGCCGCCGAACTCGCGCTCTCCGAGGACTCCATCCGCCGCGACCTGCGCGAACTCGCCGACGAGGGCAAGGTCATCCGCGTCTACGGCGGCGCCCTCCCGGTGCCCGCCGCCGACCGCCCCGTCGACGAGCGGTCGGGCCTCGCGACGGCGAGCAAGGAGCGGGTCGCCCGGCGTGCGGCCGACGGCATCCGTCCGGGCTCGACCATCGTGCTCGACGCCGGCACGACCACCCTCGCCCTCGCCCGTCTGCTGCCGTCCGGCGCCGATCTCACCGTCATCACCCCGAGCCCCGCGATCGCCCTCGCGGTCGCCGCGCACTCCGATGCGCGGGTCGTCATGATCGGCGGTGAGCTGTCGCGGCACTCGATGGTCGCCGGGGGCGCGCTCGCGATGGAGGCGATCCGCCACCTCGCCGCCGACACGTTCTACCTCGGCGCCACCGGCATCCACCCCGAGCACGGCCTCACCACCGGCAGCCTCGACGACGCCGTCACCAAGCGCGCCATCGCCGAGCGCTGCGCCGAGACGATCGTGCTCGCGAGCGAGGAGAAGATCGGCGCGGTCTCGCGCTTCCCCGTGCTCGATCTCGCCGCCGTGACCGCCGTGATCACCGATCCGCTCGACGAGAATCCGCTGATCGCGGGGCTGGCCTCGGCGATCGCGCGTTCATAA
- a CDS encoding DUF4406 domain-containing protein: MRTPLLILIAGPYRSGTDGDPARIAANLERLEEASAPIFRLGHVPMIGEWVALPILRTLGPDRSAEESLDGDVMYETAHRLLQHCDAVLRLPGASTGADTDVEIARQRGLPVFFSIDEIPAA, translated from the coding sequence ATGAGAACTCCACTGCTGATCCTGATCGCCGGCCCTTACCGCTCCGGAACCGACGGCGACCCCGCGCGCATCGCCGCCAACCTCGAGCGGCTCGAGGAGGCATCCGCTCCGATCTTCCGCCTCGGGCACGTGCCGATGATCGGCGAATGGGTCGCGCTGCCGATCCTGCGCACGCTCGGTCCCGACCGGAGCGCCGAGGAGAGCCTCGATGGCGACGTGATGTACGAGACCGCGCACCGACTGCTGCAGCACTGCGATGCGGTGCTGCGTCTGCCCGGGGCATCCACCGGCGCCGACACGGACGTCGAGATCGCCCGCCAGCGCGGGCTGCCGGTGTTCTTCTCGATCGACGAGATCCCGGCGGCCTGA
- a CDS encoding SDR family oxidoreductase, whose translation MARRSIDIEIPDLTGRRAVVTGGSDGIGLRIATRLAAAGAELVLPVRNPAKGEAAASVIRATAPDARVQIAALDLSSLASVAALGESLLSDGRPIHLLVNNAGVMTPPDRQTTADGFELQFGTNHLGHFALVGHLLPLLRAGRARVTSQVSVAANQGAINWDDLAWERSYNGGRAYSQSKIAFGMFGLELDRHSAAHGWGITSNLSHPGVAPTNLLAARPELGRSRDTVGVRVIRWASARGILLGTPETAALPALYAATSSDARARRLYGPKGPGHLGGAPAEQPLYSRLRSEADAARIWRLSEELTGVAFPDASVSRSTAS comes from the coding sequence ATGGCCCGCAGAAGCATCGACATCGAGATCCCCGACCTCACCGGCCGCCGCGCCGTCGTCACGGGAGGCAGCGACGGCATCGGCCTGCGCATCGCGACCCGCCTCGCCGCCGCCGGCGCCGAGCTGGTGCTGCCCGTGCGCAATCCGGCGAAGGGCGAGGCCGCGGCATCCGTCATCCGCGCCACCGCGCCCGACGCCCGCGTGCAGATCGCCGCGCTCGACCTCTCGTCACTGGCATCCGTCGCCGCACTCGGCGAGAGCCTGCTGTCGGACGGACGACCGATCCACCTGCTCGTGAACAACGCCGGCGTCATGACTCCACCCGATCGCCAGACCACCGCCGACGGCTTCGAGCTGCAGTTCGGCACCAACCATCTCGGCCACTTCGCCCTCGTCGGGCACCTGCTTCCGCTGCTGCGGGCCGGGCGAGCACGCGTCACCTCGCAGGTGAGCGTCGCCGCGAACCAGGGCGCCATCAACTGGGACGACCTCGCGTGGGAGCGTTCGTACAACGGCGGACGCGCCTACAGCCAGTCCAAGATCGCGTTCGGGATGTTCGGGCTCGAGCTCGACCGTCACAGCGCGGCCCACGGCTGGGGCATCACGAGCAATCTGTCGCACCCGGGTGTCGCTCCGACGAACCTGCTCGCGGCGCGACCCGAGCTCGGGCGGTCACGCGACACCGTGGGGGTGCGCGTGATCCGCTGGGCCTCGGCGCGCGGCATCCTGCTGGGCACTCCCGAGACCGCGGCGCTGCCCGCGCTGTACGCGGCGACGTCATCGGATGCCCGGGCCCGTCGCCTCTACGGCCCGAAGGGACCCGGACACCTCGGCGGTGCACCGGCCGAGCAGCCGCTCTACTCCCGGCTGCGCAGCGAGGCGGATGCCGCGCGCATCTGGCGGCTGTCGGAGGAGCTGACGGGTGTCGCGTTCCCCGACGCTTCGGTCAGTCGGTCGACCGCGAGCTGA
- a CDS encoding helix-turn-helix transcriptional regulator, producing the protein MVIDREALAGFLRLRRDSLQPEDVGLHRGQRRRTEGLRREEVAALSHMSADYYARLERGDGPLPSEQMIAAIAQGLHLTIDERDHLFRLAGHEPPPRGGAGDHIGPGMLRIFDRLGDTPAEIVSELGETLRQTPLGIALTGDTASLRGPERSIGYRWFSDPRTRELYAEDEHDYLSRLWVSGLREVIARRGPRSRAAAIADDLHAQSAEFREIWETHEVGLRPHETKRFVHPDLGALELTCQSLLDPEQSQALLVYTAIPGSESHEKLRMLSALAPRVAV; encoded by the coding sequence ATGGTGATCGACAGAGAGGCGCTGGCGGGGTTCCTGCGACTGCGCCGAGACAGCCTGCAGCCGGAGGACGTCGGGCTGCACCGGGGTCAGCGCCGCCGCACCGAGGGGCTGCGCCGGGAGGAGGTCGCGGCGCTCAGCCATATGTCGGCCGACTACTACGCCCGTCTCGAACGCGGCGACGGGCCGTTGCCCTCGGAGCAGATGATCGCCGCGATCGCGCAGGGCCTGCACCTCACGATCGACGAGCGCGACCACCTCTTCCGCCTCGCGGGGCACGAACCGCCACCGCGCGGGGGAGCGGGCGACCACATCGGCCCGGGCATGCTGCGCATCTTCGACCGCCTGGGCGACACCCCGGCCGAGATCGTCAGCGAGCTCGGCGAGACACTGCGGCAGACGCCGCTCGGGATCGCGCTGACGGGCGATACGGCATCGTTGCGCGGTCCCGAGCGCAGCATCGGATATCGCTGGTTCAGCGACCCGCGCACGCGCGAGCTGTACGCCGAGGATGAGCACGACTACCTCTCCCGGCTCTGGGTGTCGGGGTTGCGCGAGGTGATCGCACGGCGCGGCCCCCGGTCGCGAGCGGCGGCGATCGCCGACGATCTGCACGCGCAGAGCGCCGAGTTCCGGGAGATCTGGGAGACGCACGAGGTCGGGCTCCGCCCGCACGAGACGAAGCGCTTCGTGCACCCGGATCTCGGGGCGCTCGAACTCACCTGTCAGAGCCTGCTCGATCCGGAGCAGTCGCAGGCGCTGCTCGTGTACACGGCGATCCCCGGGAGCGAGAGCCACGAGAAGCTGCGGATGCTGTCGGCCCTGGCCCCTCGCGTTGCGGTCTGA
- a CDS encoding sugar O-acetyltransferase: MTDYFAGDPRTQRERMLAGDLYIGDDPELAARTARAARLAVLYHRQTISGDPAARGWLQDLIGDLGDDVAIRPPLHVDYGDHISIGARTFVNFNLTALDVATITIGADCQIGPNVQLLTPTHPIDPTMRRDKLEAAEPIVIGDNVWLGGGVIVCPGVTIGENSVIGAGAVVTRDIPANVVAVGNPARVIREIDTADGA, from the coding sequence ATGACCGACTACTTCGCGGGCGATCCCCGCACGCAGCGGGAGCGGATGCTCGCCGGCGACCTGTACATCGGCGACGACCCCGAGCTCGCCGCCCGCACGGCCCGCGCCGCGCGCCTGGCCGTCCTCTACCACCGGCAGACGATCTCGGGCGACCCGGCCGCGCGCGGCTGGCTGCAGGACCTCATCGGCGACCTCGGCGACGACGTCGCGATCCGTCCGCCCCTGCACGTCGACTACGGCGATCACATCTCGATCGGCGCGCGCACCTTCGTGAACTTCAACCTCACGGCACTCGACGTCGCCACGATCACGATCGGTGCCGACTGCCAGATCGGTCCGAACGTGCAGTTGCTCACGCCCACGCATCCGATCGACCCGACGATGAGGCGCGACAAGCTCGAGGCCGCCGAACCCATCGTCATCGGCGACAACGTGTGGCTCGGCGGGGGAGTGATCGTGTGCCCCGGCGTGACCATCGGCGAGAACTCCGTGATCGGCGCGGGCGCCGTCGTCACCCGCGACATCCCGGCGAACGTCGTCGCCGTCGGCAACCCGGCACGCGTGATCCGCGAGATCGACACGGCCGATGGCGCCTGA
- a CDS encoding TetR/AcrR family transcriptional regulator, with the protein MAPEPGSRRGRQNDPARRDRIIDACLDVVAESGVAGASHRRIAEAAGVPLGSMTYYFDGIDDLLREAFTRFGTEISERFEKRMAAASDPAEARAAVVELILRDVFGDARELVLSHEIYTLAARDPAYRAITTAWMARSRVALERHFDPQTARMLDALIEGLSIHRALDDDERDPAEVAIAVERITTR; encoded by the coding sequence ATGGCGCCTGAACCGGGCAGTCGCCGCGGGCGCCAGAACGATCCCGCGCGCCGCGACCGCATCATCGACGCCTGCCTCGACGTCGTCGCCGAGTCCGGCGTCGCGGGGGCGTCGCACCGTCGCATCGCCGAGGCCGCCGGTGTGCCCCTCGGGTCGATGACCTACTACTTCGACGGCATCGACGACCTGCTGCGGGAGGCGTTCACGCGCTTCGGCACCGAGATCAGCGAACGGTTCGAGAAGCGGATGGCGGCGGCATCCGACCCCGCCGAGGCGCGCGCCGCGGTGGTCGAGCTGATCCTGCGCGACGTGTTCGGCGATGCGCGCGAGCTCGTTCTCTCGCACGAGATCTACACGCTCGCCGCCCGCGATCCCGCTTACCGGGCCATCACGACGGCGTGGATGGCCCGGAGCCGCGTGGCCCTCGAACGGCACTTCGACCCGCAGACCGCCCGGATGCTCGACGCCCTGATCGAAGGCCTCTCGATCCATCGCGCCCTCGATGACGACGAGCGCGACCCGGCCGAGGTCGCCATCGCCGTCGAGCGCATCACCACTCGCTGA
- a CDS encoding MFS transporter, with translation MTTTTAPTRADRRARGAVAALFLTNGALFANILPRYPEIKEQLGLDNTVYGLAVASFPVGAIVAGLAAAALIRRFGSAKVAVVGTVLTSVGVLAAGLAPSVLLFALGLFLGGAMDAITDVAQNAHGLRVQRGYGRSILNSFHAVWSIGAVLGGSMAAAAIALGLPIGVHLAISAVLFSAVSLTALRFCLPGLDAAAAAADEEAVADPADVRAAVRAGIRPRVVLMLIALVIIAMAGTIVEDAGNSWATLYLGSLGAPAAIAATGFIALVGAQFIGRLLGDGLVDRFGQRLVARAGGVIVVVGMGVALAFPTIPGTIIGFAAAGFGVATLVPAAMNEADVLPGLRHGTGLTVVSWLMRLGFLLSPPVVGMIADATSLRVGLLLIPAVGIAVVLFAGVLRRRERE, from the coding sequence ATGACCACCACCACCGCACCCACGCGTGCCGATCGTCGCGCCCGCGGCGCCGTCGCCGCGCTCTTCCTCACCAACGGGGCGCTGTTCGCCAACATCCTGCCGCGCTACCCCGAGATCAAGGAGCAGCTCGGGCTCGACAACACCGTCTACGGTCTCGCCGTCGCCTCGTTCCCGGTCGGTGCGATCGTCGCGGGTCTCGCCGCCGCAGCACTGATCCGGCGCTTCGGCTCGGCGAAGGTCGCGGTCGTCGGCACCGTGCTCACGAGCGTGGGAGTGCTCGCCGCCGGTCTCGCGCCCAGCGTGCTGCTCTTCGCGCTGGGCCTCTTCCTCGGCGGCGCGATGGATGCCATCACCGACGTCGCCCAGAACGCGCACGGTCTGCGCGTGCAGCGCGGGTACGGCCGCTCGATCCTCAACTCCTTCCACGCGGTCTGGTCGATCGGTGCGGTGCTCGGCGGATCGATGGCCGCCGCGGCGATCGCCCTCGGCCTGCCGATCGGTGTGCACCTCGCGATCTCGGCGGTGCTGTTCTCGGCCGTGTCCCTGACGGCGCTGCGGTTCTGCCTCCCCGGACTCGATGCGGCCGCCGCAGCCGCCGACGAAGAGGCGGTGGCCGACCCCGCTGATGTGCGCGCGGCGGTGCGTGCCGGCATCCGTCCTCGCGTGGTCCTGATGCTGATCGCCCTGGTGATCATCGCGATGGCCGGAACGATCGTCGAAGACGCGGGTAACTCGTGGGCGACCCTGTACCTGGGCTCGCTCGGCGCCCCCGCGGCGATCGCGGCGACCGGGTTCATCGCGCTCGTCGGCGCGCAGTTCATCGGGCGCCTGCTCGGCGACGGCCTCGTCGACCGCTTCGGCCAGCGACTCGTCGCGCGCGCCGGTGGCGTGATCGTGGTGGTGGGCATGGGTGTCGCGCTCGCGTTCCCCACGATCCCCGGCACGATCATCGGCTTCGCCGCCGCCGGGTTCGGAGTGGCGACCCTGGTTCCCGCCGCGATGAACGAGGCCGATGTGCTGCCGGGCCTACGTCACGGCACCGGACTCACGGTCGTCTCGTGGCTCATGCGCCTCGGGTTCCTGCTGTCTCCGCCCGTCGTGGGAATGATCGCCGACGCGACGAGCCTGCGCGTGGGGCTGCTGCTGATCCCCGCGGTCGGCATCGCCGTGGTGCTCTTCGCCGGGGTGCTGCGGCGGCGCGAGCGCGAGTGA
- the pnuC gene encoding nicotinamide riboside transporter PnuC: MDPLNWLVEAFNSNWVLPGGQTLLVREVVGNAFGLASAIGGMRRRIWAWPVGIIGNVLLLTVFLGSVLSPDHSLPHLLGQAGRQVMFIAVAIYGWVRWRQAEGGRIQPRWAPTGARIGLVLALVIGTVALTPLFRALGSWEPVWADAWTFVGSLLATYGMAKGWTEFWLIWIAVDVVGVPLLFSSGYYATGLMYVFYGGFTAVGFIVWMRTQRRAVEPILTAQTGLIPVQKSVQKKSARGSAARPPAAD; this comes from the coding sequence ATGGATCCTCTGAACTGGCTCGTCGAGGCGTTCAACTCGAACTGGGTGCTGCCCGGCGGGCAGACGCTCCTCGTGCGCGAGGTCGTCGGAAACGCCTTCGGTCTCGCGAGCGCGATCGGCGGGATGCGCCGGCGCATCTGGGCCTGGCCCGTCGGCATCATCGGCAACGTGCTGCTGCTGACCGTCTTCCTCGGCTCGGTGCTCAGCCCCGACCACTCGCTGCCGCACCTGCTCGGGCAGGCCGGACGCCAGGTGATGTTCATCGCCGTCGCGATCTACGGGTGGGTGCGCTGGCGTCAGGCCGAGGGTGGTCGGATCCAGCCGCGGTGGGCGCCGACCGGAGCGCGCATCGGACTGGTGCTCGCCCTGGTGATCGGCACCGTCGCGCTGACCCCGCTCTTCCGGGCGCTCGGTTCGTGGGAGCCCGTCTGGGCCGACGCCTGGACCTTCGTCGGCTCGCTGCTCGCGACCTACGGCATGGCCAAGGGGTGGACCGAGTTCTGGCTGATCTGGATCGCCGTCGACGTGGTGGGCGTGCCGCTGCTGTTCAGCTCGGGCTATTACGCCACCGGACTCATGTACGTGTTCTACGGCGGGTTCACCGCGGTCGGTTTCATCGTGTGGATGCGCACGCAGCGGCGGGCGGTCGAACCGATCCTCACCGCGCAGACCGGGCTGATCCCTGTGCAGAAGAGTGTGCAGAAGAAGAGCGCTCGGGGATCAGCAGCACGACCCCCAGCAGCAGACTGA
- a CDS encoding GNAT family N-acetyltransferase has translation MQIRDAGVADLEALTEIHNHAVAHTTAIWNEDSVDVDDRAAWLGERSCDGFPVIVATDDTGVLGYASFGRWRPHSGYRHTVEHSVYVREGQHGRGIGRALLTALIERARAQGVHVMVAAVESGNAASIALHEKLGFVEVGRMPQVGAKFGRWLDLTFLQLTLDERATPAPAS, from the coding sequence GTGCAGATCAGGGATGCCGGAGTCGCCGACCTCGAGGCGCTCACCGAGATACACAACCACGCCGTGGCGCACACGACCGCGATCTGGAACGAGGACTCCGTCGACGTCGACGACCGGGCCGCGTGGCTGGGCGAGCGTTCGTGCGACGGATTCCCGGTGATCGTCGCCACGGATGACACGGGCGTGCTCGGCTACGCGTCGTTCGGTCGGTGGCGCCCGCACAGCGGTTATCGGCACACGGTCGAGCACTCGGTCTACGTGCGCGAGGGGCAGCACGGACGCGGCATCGGACGCGCCCTGCTGACCGCGCTGATCGAACGGGCCCGAGCCCAGGGCGTGCACGTCATGGTCGCCGCCGTCGAGAGCGGCAACGCCGCCTCGATCGCCCTGCACGAGAAGCTCGGCTTCGTCGAGGTGGGGCGGATGCCGCAGGTCGGCGCCAAGTTCGGACGCTGGCTCGACCTCACCTTCCTGCAGCTCACGCTCGACGAGCGGGCCACCCCCGCACCGGCATCCTGA